The Chitinibacter bivalviorum genomic interval ATCAGGGTTTGTGATGGCCTTGTTCCTCGCGGGTTTACGTGGTGTTGATGATTCAATTATTAAAGCCGCGCAAATTGATGGGGCAAGCCTGCCGCGCATTTACTGGAAAATCATCCTACCAGCGCTACGCCCGGTGGTGTTTTCTACGCTGATGATTCTGTCGCACATTGCGATCAAGAGCTTCGATCTGGTGATGGCCTTAACGGGTGGCGGCCCCGGCTTTTCGTCTGATTTGCCCGCAACGTTTATGTATTCAATGGCGTTTACCCGAGGCCAGACGGGCTTGGGGGCTGCCAGCGCGATGATGATGCTGGCCACAGTGGCCGCGATTGTTGTGCCGTATTTGTATTCAGAATTAAGGAAAGACAACAATGGCTAATGCTGAACGGACTTCGTCAGAGCGTTTTTGGCGCTTTGCACTGTATGGCGCGCTGCTGTTTGCTGCGGCGTATTACCTGTTGCCGCTGTACGTAATGGTCACGACCTCGGTAAAAGGCATCGAGGAAATTCGCGCCGGTAATCTGATTGCGATGCCAACGGCGATTACGTTTGATGCCTGGAGCAAGGCGTGGAGCAGCGCGTGTACTGGTGTGTCATGTAATGGTTTATCTGGGTATTTCTGGAATTCGGTGCGGATGGTGATACCTGCAGTGGCGATCTCGACGATGTTGGGCGCGATCAACGGCTATATCCTGTCTAAATGGCGTTTTCCAGGCTCAAATCTGGTATTCGCGATGATTTTGTTTGGCGTGTTTATGCCGTTCCAAGTTTTGCTCTTACCCATGGCTCAAACCTTGGGCTGGTTGGGGCTAGCGAATACCACGACTGGATTGGTGTTCGTGCATGTGGTGTGCGGTACGGCTTCGACGACACTGTTTTTTCGCAATTACTACGTTGGTAT includes:
- a CDS encoding carbohydrate ABC transporter permease, which encodes MANAERTSSERFWRFALYGALLFAAAYYLLPLYVMVTTSVKGIEEIRAGNLIAMPTAITFDAWSKAWSSACTGVSCNGLSGYFWNSVRMVIPAVAISTMLGAINGYILSKWRFPGSNLVFAMILFGVFMPFQVLLLPMAQTLGWLGLANTTTGLVFVHVVCGTASTTLFFRNYYVGIPDELIKAARLDGAGFWRIFWRIILPMSTPIIMVTLIWQFTQIWNDFLFGVVFASGDAQPITVGLNNLANTSTSVKEYNVDMAAALIAALPTILVYVFAGKYFVRGLTAGAVKG